The sequence CTGAGGTCGTCGGCGGCGAACCCGGCGATCTGGGCGTGCGGCGGCAGGGACTGGATGGTGACGCGCTCGTACCGCTCGATCTCGCTGACGGCGGCGCGCGCGACGTCGACCAGCGGGATCGGCCCGGCGTGGCCGTGGCCGTGCTCGGCGCCCGCGAGGACGAGCATGTTCTCGCTGTGGCGGCGCATGACCGTGGCCATGTGGTCGAGCTTGAAGAGGGTCGCCAGGCGCTCCGGGTCCTGCTCGCGCTCCTCCAGGCTCTCGATGACGCCGAGCTGCCGCTCGACGAGGCCGAGCGTGCGCAGGGAGAGGTTGACGAAGGTGTGGTGGACCGTGTTCCTGAGCTGTCCCAGCTGGGTGGTCAGCTCGGCGGCCCGCTCCTGCAGTTCGGTCCGCTGCTGCGCCAGGGACTCCCGGCTCTTGATCAGGCCGGAGCGTTCGGCGGTGAGGCTCTCGACGCGTCCGCCGAGGTCCTGGTGGAGGTCGGTGAGCTTGCCGTGGAGGGTGTTCATCGACCGGACGACCTGGGCGAACTCGTCGTTGCGGCCGGTGTAGCGGACCGGTTCGGCGTTCTCGGGGTCCTCGGCCAGGCGCGCGGCCCCGATGCGCAGGACGGCGAGCGGCTGGGTGAGCGTGCGGGCGACGGCGGTGGAGACGCCGACGGCGAGCAGGAAACAGCCGCCGAGCAGGGCGACGGCCAGTTCGAGGGCGGTGACGTCGTCGTCGCGCAGACCCCCCAGGTCCTGGACCTGGCCGGTGGTCAGGGCGGACTCGACGCTGCGCATCCGGTCGACGCGGGCGGAGAGTGCCGCCTCCAGCTTCCGGGGGCTGACCTCGCGGTCCGCCTCCGACAGTTCGGGGCGGTCGGTGAGGCGGGTGAGGTACTTCTCCGCGTTGTTGACCTCGGAGCCGGTGACGGTGGCGGAGAGCTTGTCGCGGGCCTCCGGGTCCGCCGCCTGGTCGAAGTCGGCGAGCGCGGCCAGCTCCCGCACCCGGGCCTGCTGGGCGGCGGCGCTGAGCTCGTCGCGTGCCCGGTCGGCCCGGGTGGCGCCCTGGTCCTGGGGCTGCACGGGCAGCCCGGTGAAGGGGTCGGTCTGCGGGGCCGTCGGCTCGGGGCTCGGCACGGCGAGCGCCGCGAGGAGGAGCCCGCGGGTGGCGGAGGCCTGTTCGGAGGCGCCGCCGAGGGTGAGCGGGGCCCGGGTGGCGTCGGCGGCGCGCGGCGGGGTCTTCTCCGCGAGTTCGGCGGCGATGCCGTGCAGCTTGGCGATGAGGTCGGAGTACGCCTGGTGCGCCTCCAGGGCCGAGCCCTTGCCGGTCAGCGCGGAGCGGCGCAGGGAGGGGACCGTCGAGAGGTCGCGGCGCAGGGCCGCAGAGGCCGCTTCGTGGATCTCGTCGATCTGCTGGTCGACGCGGGTGGTGCGGGCGGTGCGGTTCTTCGCGCCGTCGCCGTCCTCGCCTTCCTCGGCCCGGCCGGCGGCGATGTACGCGGTGACGGCGTCGCGCTCGTCGGCGAGGGAGTGGCCGAGGGCGACCGCCTGCTGGTTCAGCTCGGCGAGGGTGACCAGCCGCTGGGACTCGGTGAGATCGGCGGAGGCTCCGAGCACGGCGGGGGTGCCCGCCGCCACGACGATGACGCCGACGACCGCGACCCCGGCGACCAGTCGGCTGCGCACCCGCACGGTGCGCCTGCCCGCACCGGGTGCCGGAGGCGTCGCCCCGGAACCGTCGCGCGTCGTGCCCTTGCTCCGCGGCCGCTTCTTCTGCACCGGTGCTCGCAATCTTGACTCGTCCACCCTTGAAGCAGAGGTGACGCACGGTCACATGGAAGGGCGCCCCGCTCCTGGTACGGCTTCCGACCATTCCAGCGCTTATGGGAGAGGGGGGCGCGCATCAACCGCTCCGCCACTCGAAGGAGTGAACATCACTCTGGAGTTGGCGAACAAGTCTCCCCCGGCGGACCCCTGACCATGCGTGGACCACGGGGTGGAACTTCCGCTCCGCCTTTGGCAGGATGCCCGCCCGCATGCTCCCCGGATCCCCTCCTTCCGCCGTGGGGGCCCGCGTTGACCTGCTGGTACAGGCCATCTTCGCCCGCGTGCGGGGATGGTGAAGGGTTCGTGCAGACTGGCGGTATGCGCATCGAACTCGCCACCGCCCCCGGCAGTCCCGAACGCCCCAACGAGGACTGGGTCTCCGGGACTCTTCCCGCGTCCGGCCAGGGTGGTGTGCTGGTGCTGCTCGACGGCGTCACCCCGCCGCGGGGGGACGCCGGTTGTGTGCACTCGGTCCCGTGGTTCACCGCGCGGCTGGGCGGTGCGCTGGTGGAACTGTCCGGTTCCCGCCCTGATCTGCCTCTGGCCGGAATCCTGGCCGCGGCCATCTCCCGTACTGCGGAAGCCCATCGAGCGACCTGTGACCTTTCTCACGTGCGTACGCCTCAGGCGACCGTGACCCTGGCGCGCTGGAACGAACGCGCGGTCGAGTACCTGGTGCTGTCCGACTCGGTCCTGTTGCTGGAGTCCCGCGACGGCGCGGTCCGGGCGGTCCTGGACGACCGGCTGACCCGGCTGCCGCCGGGTTCGCTGGCCTCGGAGGAGATCGCCGACGCCACGGTGCGCAACAAGGAGGGCGGCTTCTTCACGGCGGCCGCCGATCCGGCGGTGGCCTCGCGCGCGGTGACGGGCAGCGCCCCGGCGGCCGACGTCCGGGCGCTGGCCGCGCTCACGGACGGGGCGGCCCGCTGGACGGAGATGTTCGGCGAGGGCGAC is a genomic window of Streptomyces sp. YPW6 containing:
- a CDS encoding nitrate- and nitrite sensing domain-containing protein, with amino-acid sequence MQKKRPRSKGTTRDGSGATPPAPGAGRRTVRVRSRLVAGVAVVGVIVVAAGTPAVLGASADLTESQRLVTLAELNQQAVALGHSLADERDAVTAYIAAGRAEEGEDGDGAKNRTARTTRVDQQIDEIHEAASAALRRDLSTVPSLRRSALTGKGSALEAHQAYSDLIAKLHGIAAELAEKTPPRAADATRAPLTLGGASEQASATRGLLLAALAVPSPEPTAPQTDPFTGLPVQPQDQGATRADRARDELSAAAQQARVRELAALADFDQAADPEARDKLSATVTGSEVNNAEKYLTRLTDRPELSEADREVSPRKLEAALSARVDRMRSVESALTTGQVQDLGGLRDDDVTALELAVALLGGCFLLAVGVSTAVARTLTQPLAVLRIGAARLAEDPENAEPVRYTGRNDEFAQVVRSMNTLHGKLTDLHQDLGGRVESLTAERSGLIKSRESLAQQRTELQERAAELTTQLGQLRNTVHHTFVNLSLRTLGLVERQLGVIESLEEREQDPERLATLFKLDHMATVMRRHSENMLVLAGAEHGHGHAGPIPLVDVARAAVSEIERYERVTIQSLPPHAQIAGFAADDLSHLLAELLENATSFSPPDSHVELSGWLLESGEVMLSVSDEGIGMSSVRMDELNARLADPASFEAGEQNADGAGLGLQVTSLLAARHGVRVQLREQKGSGVTAVVVLPQALLPKTLPAATPPAVQLPGDAPALNLPGSVAEANSNALPSRSPQSGGPSDPAVDGEKAAGTAAEPEAATEPEPATEPEAVAAPAAGPVAGTVPGPDAENAPGPGPADTDPMIAAAERTLRENAEASGSGDAGTASADSADASPDATAVPPQDQVLDGQPPVTEAGAGAESGADGDAGPEPGPESEVTLQVRLPRPPADPAGQTAPPASADPYAIGPDRHERPAETGPGDEGPDGPAFHPAPRAEAAGAPEAAGAPDAAGAPAAPHTPDATGLPQAPGVLHAPDATGAPDAPGAPHAPGAADAPAETVPGQRRPEAGRVTDKGLPKRTPKVVRPDATPAPGRTGSLDRDALRRRLGSFHQAAKEGRRDVEAEIAESGGTAVAGPGGVAARRTGHESTTTHSTGVAQHTRNEETGDTVEEARS
- a CDS encoding protein phosphatase 2C domain-containing protein, yielding MRIELATAPGSPERPNEDWVSGTLPASGQGGVLVLLDGVTPPRGDAGCVHSVPWFTARLGGALVELSGSRPDLPLAGILAAAISRTAEAHRATCDLSHVRTPQATVTLARWNERAVEYLVLSDSVLLLESRDGAVRAVLDDRLTRLPPGSLASEEIADATVRNKEGGFFTAAADPAVASRAVTGSAPAADVRALAALTDGAARWTEMFGEGDWTDTLGLLRKAGPQGLIDRVRELEEADAAAGRVRLGRGKTHDDATALLVEPA